In the Brassica napus cultivar Da-Ae chromosome A7, Da-Ae, whole genome shotgun sequence genome, one interval contains:
- the LOC106429534 gene encoding uncharacterized protein LOC106429534, whose amino-acid sequence MKNVTLAISSPQKYSDLKYNQPQVLRVLVGVSAEDIEGLIGKDITEDIKEKKEVRFGTRFYLTDCREKTTGTMRYACDEVTLRFEPGSEMKAALFGKNPSCVNY is encoded by the exons ATGAAGAATGTTACTCTTGCTATTTCAAGCCCACAAAA ATACAGCGATCTCAAATACAACCAACCTCAGGTTCTTAGGGTTTTAGTGGGTGTCTCGGCAGAAGATATCGAAGGCTTAATTGGTAAAGATATCACTGAAGATATCAAAGAGAAGAAGGAAGTGCGGTTTGGAACGCGTTTTTATCTCACTGATTGCAGGGAAAAGACAACTGGTACTATGAGATATGCATGTGATGAAGTCACGTTGCGATTTGAACCTGGTTCCGAGATGAAGGCGGCTTTGTTTGGGAAGAACCCTAGCTGTGTCAATTATTGA
- the BNAANNG38000D gene encoding uncharacterized protein BNAANNG38000D codes for MGIEEGNYKEQKVLTRCKRFSIRSFASIVGIVFIGGCYYFGLLWLMQASFREEPVQIPKIELASLDFTVLNITDTRLSAKWDVSIRIPSYLPGRYICLQGDLQASFMYKDVTLATSSPQKYNNLKYRDAQVLKVSAGVSGEGIYGLIGKDITEDMKEKKEVRFGTRFYITDCRENTTGTMRYACDEVTLRFEPDSGMKAAFFGNNPSCVLLT; via the exons ATGGGTATCGAAGAAGGCAATTACAAGGAGCAAAAGGTTCTCACAAGGTGCAAAAGGTTCTCTATCCGCAGCTTCGCTAGTATTGTTGGTATTGTTTTCATAGGCGGTTGTTATTATTTTGGGCTCTTGTGGTTGATGCAAGCGTCCTTTAGAGAAGAACCAGTTCAGATTCCGAAGATAGAACTAGCTTCTTTGGATTTCACGGTGCTTAATATCACAGACACTCGTTTAAGTGCGAAGTGGGATGTGTCGATACGGATCCCCTCATATCTTCCTGGTCGCTATATATGTCTTCAAGGAGACCTTCAAGCTTCCTTCATGTACAAGGATGTTACTCTTGCTACCTCTTCCCCACAAAA ATACAACAATCTCAAATACCGTGATGCTCAGGTTCTTAAGGTTTCAGCAGGTGTCTCGGGAGAAGGTATTTATGGTTTGATAGGTAAAGATATAACTGAAGATATGAAAGAGAAGAAGGAAGTGCGGTTTGGAACGCGTTTTTATATCACTGATTGCAGGGAAAATACAACTGGTACTATGAGATATGCATGTGATGAAGTCACGTTGCGATTCGAACCTGATTCCGGGATGAAGGCGGCTTTTTTTGGGAATAACCCTAGCTGCGTCTTATTGACCTAA